A genome region from Paludibacterium sp. B53371 includes the following:
- a CDS encoding efflux transporter outer membrane subunit, with product MTTIYNNVAARFERLPAPFAKRCLSALICLTLSACAVGPDYQRPDVSVQSSWQSPTDQADEAQLAVWWQQFADPRLSQLLQLGRDNSPTLQSAAVRIAQARAQLGISQGAEWPVVQLSFSRSYSKPDLANQLQGKTGGGTTQQLSLQASWEPDLWGAARREVEGNEASWLSTVAAYQAAMVALEANIATTYFNLRTLEQRLQVAQDNLKQQAENLRIANARFRAGASSEQDLRQAQVLYEQTGANLPTLRAALQQAQHALSVLVGQTPDYYQRQFAAAAPMPSVPTGVPSGIPRDLLQRRPDVLQAEYAAIAQSARIGQAKAALFPSFSLGGSFGFQSSDSGSNHLDDLFKWHNPVSSATAGLLMPIFNHGQLVNQVRVQDAAFEQAILNYQNQVLGAQQEVEDALSAIAGNRESRQRLNAAAEAARRSTVLALERYKSGESDFTTVTTAYQAQLQVEDGLAQAQGNLLQSFVAVYRALGGGWDGKLTASLPDNITKTMRARTNWGDALDLPNSQRPAQ from the coding sequence ATGACAACGATATATAACAATGTCGCCGCCCGGTTCGAGCGACTCCCTGCACCTTTCGCCAAGCGCTGTCTGTCCGCCCTGATCTGTCTGACACTGTCGGCCTGCGCCGTCGGCCCGGACTATCAGCGCCCGGACGTCTCGGTGCAATCCAGTTGGCAAAGCCCGACCGATCAAGCCGATGAAGCCCAGCTTGCCGTCTGGTGGCAGCAGTTTGCCGACCCCAGACTAAGCCAGCTGCTGCAACTCGGTCGCGACAACAGTCCAACCCTGCAAAGTGCGGCCGTTCGTATCGCCCAGGCGCGAGCGCAACTGGGCATCTCGCAAGGTGCCGAATGGCCGGTTGTTCAACTGTCATTCAGCCGCAGCTACAGCAAGCCGGACCTGGCCAACCAGCTACAGGGCAAAACCGGCGGCGGCACCACGCAGCAACTCAGCCTGCAAGCCTCCTGGGAACCAGACCTGTGGGGCGCTGCCCGTCGCGAAGTTGAGGGCAATGAAGCCAGCTGGCTGTCGACCGTCGCCGCCTACCAGGCGGCCATGGTAGCGCTGGAAGCCAATATCGCCACCACCTACTTCAATTTGCGCACGCTGGAGCAACGCCTGCAGGTCGCGCAGGACAACCTGAAGCAACAAGCGGAAAACCTGCGCATTGCCAATGCCCGCTTCCGTGCCGGCGCCTCCAGCGAGCAGGATCTGCGCCAGGCTCAGGTCCTGTACGAGCAAACCGGCGCCAATTTGCCGACACTGCGTGCCGCCCTGCAGCAAGCGCAACACGCGCTGAGCGTGCTGGTTGGCCAGACCCCGGACTACTATCAGCGACAGTTTGCTGCCGCAGCCCCCATGCCCAGTGTGCCGACCGGCGTCCCCTCGGGGATTCCGCGCGACTTGCTGCAGCGGCGGCCGGATGTGCTGCAGGCCGAGTATGCAGCAATCGCCCAGTCGGCGCGCATCGGTCAGGCCAAGGCCGCCCTGTTCCCGAGCTTCTCCCTCGGCGGCAGCTTCGGTTTTCAGTCCTCGGACAGCGGCAGCAATCATCTGGATGACCTGTTCAAATGGCATAACCCGGTCAGCAGCGCCACGGCCGGCCTGTTGATGCCGATTTTCAATCATGGCCAGCTGGTCAATCAGGTGCGGGTACAGGATGCTGCCTTCGAACAGGCGATCCTGAATTATCAGAACCAGGTGCTCGGTGCCCAGCAGGAGGTGGAAGACGCGCTGTCTGCCATCGCCGGCAACCGCGAATCGCGCCAGCGCCTGAATGCCGCGGCTGAAGCCGCCCGACGCAGCACCGTACTGGCACTCGAACGCTACAAATCCGGCGAATCGGACTTCACCACCGTGACCACCGCCTATCAGGCCCAGCTACAGGTCGAGGACGGCCTGGCCCAGGCACAAGGCAATCTGCTGCAGTCCTTTGT
- a CDS encoding carboxylesterase produces the protein MHSTDAASSTGCQTLHSEDFIHLEGGRHAILMLHGLSGSATEVMYVAKQLNRRGYTVRIPILPGHQTSVRDLANTTWQAWYQTAENHFEALAENYARVSVSGLCMGSVLALYLASQKRERVTSVIAMSTTLAYDGYSMPWYSFLLPLVLYTPLKHVWSYKEGGNYGVKNPTIRKRVASTMAKTSTTFYDRTPATSVLEMRRMIRATKQRLGKVTAPALILHAQEDEVASVRNADYLERHLGSSYTRKVILDDCYHLITVDNQRALVAEEAARFLSQQDERAKCESLVLQARQSLSLDNRLSQRGQACGMAA, from the coding sequence ATGCACAGCACAGATGCCGCTTCATCCACCGGTTGCCAGACATTGCATTCCGAAGACTTCATTCATCTTGAAGGCGGGCGTCATGCCATTCTCATGCTGCACGGCCTGTCGGGCTCGGCCACCGAGGTGATGTACGTCGCCAAACAGCTGAACCGGCGCGGCTACACCGTTCGTATCCCGATCCTGCCCGGCCATCAGACCTCAGTGCGAGATCTGGCCAACACCACCTGGCAAGCGTGGTACCAGACCGCGGAGAACCATTTCGAGGCACTGGCCGAGAACTACGCCCGGGTGTCGGTTTCCGGTCTGTGCATGGGTTCGGTCCTGGCGTTGTATCTGGCTTCCCAGAAGCGCGAGCGCGTCACCTCGGTGATCGCCATGTCGACCACGCTGGCTTATGACGGCTACTCGATGCCCTGGTACAGCTTTTTGCTGCCCCTGGTGCTCTACACGCCGCTCAAGCACGTCTGGTCGTACAAAGAGGGCGGCAATTATGGCGTCAAGAATCCGACCATTCGCAAGCGGGTAGCCAGCACCATGGCCAAAACGTCCACCACCTTTTACGACCGGACTCCGGCCACCAGCGTGCTGGAAATGCGACGCATGATCCGCGCCACCAAGCAGCGACTGGGCAAGGTCACGGCACCGGCACTGATCCTGCACGCACAGGAAGACGAAGTCGCCAGCGTACGCAATGCCGACTATCTCGAACGCCACCTGGGCTCGTCCTATACGCGCAAGGTCATCCTGGATGACTGCTACCATCTGATCACCGTCGACAATCAGCGCGCGCTGGTGGCGGAAGAGGCCGCCAGGTTCCTCAGTCAGCAAGACGAACGCGCAAAATGCGAGTCGCTCGTCCTGCAGGCCCGCCAGTCCCTGTCACTGGACAACCGCCTGTCGCAACGAGGTCAGGCCTGCGGCATGGCCGCCTGA
- a CDS encoding GNAT family N-acetyltransferase, with protein sequence MSLHWHTLAYADTDPQQRQRIHQLLDLVWPAEPAIPSVEQPAHDLSLAPRCILGCQDENYIAYAAILSKPVHDQQHRWLASGLSCVCVHPAHRQSGIGQQLLQQAWQSLRRSSADFCVFTCDPPLKRFYEQAGWQAMPGLILRGGRQTGALDSLSSGKTVLLRPISDKAHQSMARFASGELDLDLPLGQFW encoded by the coding sequence ATGAGCCTGCACTGGCATACCCTGGCATATGCCGACACCGATCCGCAGCAGCGCCAGCGGATCCATCAATTACTCGACCTGGTCTGGCCGGCCGAGCCGGCCATCCCGTCTGTTGAGCAGCCCGCCCATGATCTCTCACTGGCTCCACGGTGCATCCTGGGCTGTCAGGACGAGAACTATATCGCCTATGCCGCCATCCTGAGCAAACCGGTTCACGATCAGCAACATCGCTGGCTGGCCAGCGGACTGAGTTGTGTTTGCGTCCACCCGGCACACCGACAATCCGGCATCGGGCAGCAACTGCTGCAGCAGGCCTGGCAATCACTGCGGCGATCTTCCGCCGATTTCTGTGTTTTTACCTGTGACCCGCCACTAAAACGCTTTTACGAACAAGCCGGCTGGCAAGCAATGCCGGGGCTGATTTTGCGGGGAGGGCGGCAGACTGGCGCCCTGGACAGCCTGAGCAGCGGCAAGACGGTCTTGCTGCGCCCCATCTCGGACAAGGCTCATCAGTCCATGGCGCGGTTTGCAAGCGGAGAGCTGGATCTGGATCTGCCACTCGGACAATTTTGGTGA
- a CDS encoding carboxylesterase, producing MSPQTRAIAETPPGVHVDSTQLGKTIHFIQLDGGPHAVLLIHGLAGNVFEVMHVARSLHQQGYTVRIPVLPGHGQSVAELAQTRWQDWYQAAEHHFEALCAGHAHVSVAGLCLGALLSLQLAARQSTRVASVVAMSTTLAYDGPAIPWYSFLLPLVLYTPLRRFWSYKEGGNYGIKNQGMRKRMSEKMGERSRVAYSRTPAESIREMRSLMRSTKRRLRDISAPTLILHAREDNVASPRNAHYLARRLGSSHVEKLILEDCYHVITVDNQKGLVASEAGRFIGERAAASPVPPCPGSGQPPRQTVNHAGLMLPLGTQIGAF from the coding sequence ATGTCACCACAAACCCGAGCCATCGCGGAAACCCCGCCTGGCGTACATGTCGACAGTACGCAACTGGGCAAAACCATTCACTTCATTCAGCTCGATGGCGGACCGCACGCCGTACTGTTGATCCACGGCCTGGCCGGGAATGTTTTCGAAGTCATGCACGTCGCCAGATCGCTCCACCAGCAGGGTTACACCGTTCGTATTCCGGTCTTGCCGGGGCACGGCCAAAGCGTCGCCGAACTCGCCCAAACCCGCTGGCAAGACTGGTACCAGGCCGCCGAGCATCATTTCGAGGCATTGTGTGCCGGCCATGCGCACGTTTCAGTCGCCGGCCTGTGCCTCGGTGCCCTGTTGTCGCTGCAACTGGCGGCACGCCAGAGTACGCGCGTGGCATCGGTGGTCGCCATGTCCACCACACTGGCCTATGACGGTCCCGCCATCCCCTGGTACAGCTTTTTGCTGCCCCTGGTGCTCTACACACCGCTGAGACGCTTCTGGTCATACAAGGAAGGGGGCAACTATGGCATCAAAAATCAGGGCATGCGCAAGCGGATGTCCGAAAAAATGGGGGAACGATCCCGTGTCGCCTATAGCCGGACGCCGGCAGAAAGCATTCGGGAAATGCGCAGCCTGATGCGGTCAACCAAACGACGGCTGCGCGACATCAGCGCACCCACCCTGATCCTGCACGCCCGCGAAGACAACGTCGCCAGTCCGCGCAATGCGCACTATCTCGCTCGCCGGCTGGGCTCATCACATGTCGAAAAACTGATTCTGGAGGATTGCTACCATGTCATCACGGTCGACAATCAAAAGGGACTGGTGGCAAGCGAAGCAGGGCGCTTCATCGGCGAGCGGGCGGCAGCATCGCCGGTTCCACCCTGCCCGGGCAGCGGGCAACCGCCTCGGCAAACGGTCAATCACGCCGGCCTCATGTTGCCACTCGGCACACAAATCGGCGCATTCTGA
- a CDS encoding TetR/AcrR family transcriptional regulator — MLRAYGVFIAFHYYEFHSVFILAFTKALDMSENKDQPIDLMTKKPKQARARLTVKLIFESTAQIILREGVDKLTTNRIAEVAGFSVGTLYQYFRNKEAILLAMARHETEHMIGEIDALFDEYAGAATTGLAGALVGFLMQTFYHRRAIRRQIACAIFQRQVLLNLYPVIAAVESHVAQCLLDRQAPDMRLLSEAEAYVASRSLIGTLRAGVLEHSEWADHPAFQQALERQLLAMLLPTDGGGG, encoded by the coding sequence ATGCTTCGAGCATATGGTGTTTTTATTGCGTTTCATTATTATGAATTCCATTCAGTTTTCATACTCGCATTTACCAAGGCGTTGGATATGTCGGAAAACAAAGATCAACCCATTGATTTAATGACAAAAAAACCGAAGCAGGCGCGTGCCAGGCTGACGGTGAAGCTGATTTTCGAGTCCACAGCTCAGATTATTTTGCGCGAAGGTGTCGACAAACTGACCACCAACCGCATCGCCGAAGTAGCGGGTTTTAGTGTCGGGACTTTGTATCAGTACTTCCGCAACAAGGAGGCCATTCTGCTGGCCATGGCCAGGCATGAGACCGAGCACATGATTGGTGAAATCGATGCCTTGTTCGACGAATATGCCGGTGCCGCGACGACGGGATTAGCCGGTGCCCTGGTCGGATTTCTGATGCAGACCTTTTATCATCGGCGCGCCATCCGCCGACAGATTGCCTGTGCCATTTTCCAGCGACAGGTATTGCTCAACCTGTATCCGGTTATCGCCGCCGTCGAGAGCCATGTGGCGCAATGCCTGCTCGATCGGCAGGCTCCAGACATGCGTCTGCTGAGCGAAGCCGAAGCCTATGTGGCATCCCGCAGTTTGATCGGCACGCTACGTGCCGGTGTATTGGAACATTCTGAATGGGCGGACCATCCCGCCTTTCAACAGGCGCTGGAGCGGCAACTGCTGGCCATGTTGCTGCCCACAGACGGGGGAGGGGGCTGA
- a CDS encoding FdhF/YdeP family oxidoreductase — translation MSEHNKPGKILPYPKAAGGWDAIRFSALSLRQEKVDLSNLKAFFKQNQPSGFDCPGCAWPERKHTNRLEFCENGVKAVAAEITSKLVTADFFARHTVSELMQQSDYELEQHGRLAEPMCYDPQSDKYLPISWDQAFALIARHLQALPSPDQAAFYASGRTSNEAAFLLQLFARRYGTNNFPDCSNMCHEATSRGLPGTVGIGKGTVTLEDFELADTILIFGQNPGTNHPRMLGELREAARRGATLVSINPLRERGLERFTSPQHSAEMLAGGSTPLCSLFIRPRLGGDFALIKALAKRVVELDDDAQRHGAPRVLDEAFIAGHTVGFAEFAADLRGEDWAALVEESGVCREEIEQLSAIFVRGQAVISTWGMGLTQHQRSVPTIQMLSNLMMMRGMIGRPGAGLCPVRGHSNVQGNRTVGIEERPAPAFLDRLAAVYGFEPPRHHGLDVVATIQAMLAGDLKVFLALGGNFAMAAPDTPRTFAALRQCELTVQITTKLNRSHLVHGKAALILPTLGRSEIDRQQGVAQCVTVEDSMSMVHASRGFKEPASAALRSEVAILCGVAQATLGKAPLDWARLCGDYSLIRDEIARVFEDFADYNQRILAPGGFHLGVASRDRVWRTESGKAQFQVHALDRDTPIHRARRQHGDRLLVLMTTRSHDQYNTTIYALDDRYRGVYGQRDVVFANSQDIERLGLRDGDRVDLSTVWDDGVSRMLSGFLLVAYDIPPGCLAAYFPEANPLVPLDSVGIQSNTPTSKSIPVLMQRHLS, via the coding sequence GTGAGCGAGCATAACAAACCGGGCAAGATTCTTCCTTATCCCAAAGCCGCCGGCGGTTGGGATGCCATCCGCTTTTCCGCCCTCAGCCTGCGCCAGGAAAAGGTTGACCTGAGCAACCTCAAAGCGTTTTTCAAGCAAAATCAGCCGAGCGGCTTTGATTGCCCGGGTTGCGCCTGGCCGGAGCGCAAGCACACCAATCGGCTGGAGTTCTGTGAGAACGGCGTCAAGGCGGTGGCAGCGGAAATCACCAGCAAGCTGGTGACGGCCGACTTTTTTGCCCGTCATACGGTCAGCGAGCTGATGCAGCAGTCCGACTATGAGCTGGAGCAGCATGGCAGGCTGGCCGAGCCGATGTGCTATGACCCGCAGAGCGACAAATATCTGCCGATCAGCTGGGATCAGGCGTTTGCGTTGATTGCCCGCCATTTGCAGGCCTTGCCGAGTCCGGATCAGGCGGCTTTTTATGCCTCTGGCCGGACCAGCAATGAAGCCGCCTTCCTGTTGCAGCTGTTTGCCCGCCGTTACGGTACCAATAATTTCCCGGATTGTTCGAATATGTGCCATGAGGCCACCAGCCGTGGCTTGCCGGGCACGGTCGGCATCGGCAAGGGGACGGTGACGCTGGAGGATTTTGAACTGGCCGACACCATCCTGATTTTCGGTCAGAATCCCGGGACCAATCATCCGCGCATGTTGGGCGAACTGCGGGAAGCCGCCCGGCGCGGGGCCACCCTTGTCTCGATTAATCCGTTGCGCGAACGCGGCCTGGAGCGCTTCACCAGTCCGCAGCACAGCGCGGAAATGCTGGCCGGCGGCAGTACCCCATTGTGCTCGCTGTTTATTCGTCCCCGCCTGGGCGGCGATTTTGCCTTGATCAAGGCGCTGGCCAAGCGGGTGGTCGAGCTGGATGATGATGCGCAGCGCCACGGCGCTCCGCGTGTGCTGGATGAGGCCTTCATTGCCGGGCATACCGTCGGCTTCGCCGAGTTTGCCGCTGACTTGCGCGGCGAAGACTGGGCGGCCCTGGTCGAGGAGTCCGGGGTCTGTCGTGAAGAGATCGAACAACTGAGCGCAATTTTCGTGCGTGGCCAGGCGGTGATCAGCACCTGGGGCATGGGCCTGACCCAGCACCAGCGCTCCGTGCCGACCATTCAGATGCTGTCCAATCTGATGATGATGCGCGGCATGATCGGCCGACCGGGTGCCGGGCTGTGTCCTGTGCGGGGTCACTCCAATGTGCAGGGCAATCGTACCGTCGGGATTGAGGAGCGCCCTGCCCCGGCTTTTCTGGACCGGCTGGCCGCTGTGTATGGTTTTGAGCCGCCGCGTCATCACGGACTGGATGTTGTGGCGACGATTCAGGCCATGCTGGCCGGCGATCTGAAGGTGTTCTTGGCGCTGGGGGGCAATTTTGCCATGGCGGCACCAGACACCCCGCGTACTTTTGCTGCCCTGCGCCAGTGCGAGCTGACCGTACAGATCACCACCAAACTCAATCGCAGCCATCTGGTGCATGGCAAGGCGGCGCTGATTCTGCCGACGCTTGGCCGCAGCGAGATCGATCGGCAGCAAGGGGTGGCGCAGTGCGTGACGGTGGAGGATTCGATGAGCATGGTGCATGCATCACGCGGCTTCAAAGAGCCGGCGTCGGCGGCGCTGCGCTCCGAAGTGGCCATTCTGTGCGGCGTGGCGCAGGCCACCCTGGGCAAGGCGCCGCTGGACTGGGCTCGCTTGTGTGGTGACTACAGCCTGATTCGTGACGAAATTGCCAGGGTGTTTGAGGATTTCGCGGATTACAATCAGCGTATCCTGGCGCCGGGGGGCTTTCATCTCGGCGTCGCCTCGCGGGACCGGGTCTGGCGTACCGAGTCGGGCAAAGCGCAGTTTCAGGTGCATGCGCTGGATCGGGATACGCCGATTCACCGGGCACGTCGTCAGCATGGCGATCGACTGCTGGTGCTGATGACGACCCGTTCGCATGATCAGTACAACACCACGATCTACGCGCTGGACGATCGTTATCGGGGTGTTTATGGCCAGCGCGACGTGGTGTTTGCCAATTCACAGGATATCGAGCGCCTCGGGTTGCGTGACGGGGATCGCGTCGATTTATCCACTGTATGGGATGACGGTGTGTCGCGCATGCTGTCCGGCTTTCTGCTGGTGGCTTATGACATTCCGCCCGGCTGTCTTGCGGCCTATTTCCCGGAGGCCAATCCGCTGGTCCCCCTGGATAGTGTCGGCATACAAAGCAATACCCCGACCTCCAAGTCGATCCCGGTGCTGATGCAGCGGCACCTGTCCTGA